A single region of the Mycobacterium avium subsp. avium genome encodes:
- a CDS encoding sulfate/molybdate ABC transporter ATP-binding protein, with amino-acid sequence MTDAGTDRGDIAITVRDAYKRYGDFVALDHVDFVVPTGSLTALLGPSGSGKSTLLRTIAGLDQPDTGTVTIYGRDVTRVPPQRRGIGFVFQHYAAFKHLTVRDNVAYGLKVRKRPKAEIKAKVDNLLEVVGLSGFQGRYPNQLSGGQRQRMALARALAVDPQVLLLDEPFGALDAKVREDLRAWLRRLHDEVHVTTVLVTHDQAEALDVADRIAVLNQGRIEQIGSPTEVYDAPTNAFVMSFLGAVSTLNGTLVRPHDIRVGRTPEMAVAAEDGTAESTGVARAIVDRVVKLGFEVRVELTSAATGGPFTAQITRGDAEALALREGDTVYVRATRVPPITAGATTVPAVSRDGADEATLTSA; translated from the coding sequence GTGACCGACGCCGGTACCGACCGCGGCGACATCGCCATCACTGTGCGCGACGCCTACAAACGCTACGGCGACTTCGTCGCACTGGACCACGTGGACTTCGTGGTGCCGACCGGTTCGCTGACGGCCTTGTTGGGTCCCAGCGGATCGGGCAAATCGACGCTGCTGCGCACCATCGCCGGCCTGGACCAGCCCGACACCGGGACGGTGACCATCTACGGCCGGGACGTGACCCGGGTGCCGCCGCAGCGCCGCGGCATCGGCTTCGTGTTCCAGCATTACGCGGCGTTCAAGCACCTGACGGTCCGCGACAACGTGGCCTACGGCCTCAAGGTGCGCAAGCGGCCCAAGGCCGAGATCAAGGCCAAGGTGGACAATCTGCTGGAAGTGGTGGGGCTGAGCGGTTTTCAGGGCCGCTACCCCAACCAGTTGTCCGGTGGGCAACGGCAGCGGATGGCGCTGGCGCGGGCGCTGGCCGTCGACCCGCAGGTGCTGCTGCTCGACGAGCCGTTCGGCGCGCTGGACGCCAAGGTGCGCGAGGACCTGCGCGCCTGGCTGCGCCGGTTGCACGACGAGGTGCACGTGACCACGGTGCTGGTCACCCACGACCAGGCCGAGGCGCTGGATGTCGCCGATCGGATCGCGGTGCTCAACCAGGGCCGCATCGAGCAGATCGGATCCCCGACCGAGGTGTACGACGCGCCGACGAACGCGTTCGTGATGTCGTTTCTGGGTGCGGTGTCCACGCTCAACGGCACTTTGGTGCGACCGCACGACATCCGGGTGGGCCGCACTCCCGAGATGGCGGTGGCGGCCGAGGACGGCACAGCCGAGTCGACGGGTGTGGCCCGGGCCATCGTCGACCGGGTGGTCAAGCTGGGTTTCGAGGTGCGGGTCGAGTTGACCAGCGCGGCCACCGGCGGGCCCTTCACGGCGCAGATCACCCGCGGTGACGCCGAGGCGCTGGCCCTGCGCGAGGGCGACACCGTCTACGTGCGGGCCACCCGGGTTCCGCCGATCACTGCCGGTGCGACGACGGTGCCCGCGGTCTCCCGCGACGGCGCCGACGAGGCCACCCTGACGTCGGCGTAA
- the cysW gene encoding sulfate ABC transporter permease subunit CysW: protein MTSSPGVRYGLRFVALAYIFVLLVIPVSLILWRTFRPGFGQFYAWVSTPAAISALNLTLLVVAIVVPLNVFFGIPTALVLARNRFRGKGVLQAIIDLPFAVSPVIVGVALIVLWGSAGALGFVEKDLGFKIIFGLPGIVLASIFVTLPFVVREVEPVLHELGTDQEEAAATLGSGWWQTFWRITLPSIRWGLTYGIVLTIARSLGEYGAVLMVSSNLPGKSQTLTLLVSDRYNRGAEYGAYALSTLLMGVAVLVLVFQVVLDARRGRAARQA, encoded by the coding sequence ATGACGTCGTCGCCCGGGGTCCGCTATGGCCTGCGATTCGTGGCGCTGGCCTACATTTTCGTGCTGCTCGTCATTCCGGTGAGCCTGATCCTGTGGCGGACGTTCCGGCCCGGATTCGGCCAGTTCTATGCCTGGGTCAGCACCCCCGCGGCGATCTCGGCGCTGAACCTGACGCTGCTGGTGGTGGCCATCGTGGTGCCGCTCAACGTCTTCTTCGGCATCCCCACCGCATTGGTGCTGGCGCGCAACAGGTTTCGGGGCAAGGGCGTGCTGCAGGCGATCATCGACCTGCCGTTCGCGGTGTCGCCCGTCATCGTCGGCGTGGCGCTGATCGTGCTCTGGGGTTCGGCCGGCGCACTCGGGTTCGTCGAAAAGGACCTCGGCTTCAAGATCATCTTCGGTCTGCCCGGCATCGTGCTCGCCAGCATCTTCGTCACCCTGCCGTTCGTGGTGCGCGAGGTGGAACCGGTGCTGCACGAGCTGGGGACCGACCAGGAGGAGGCGGCGGCCACCCTGGGTTCGGGCTGGTGGCAGACGTTTTGGCGGATCACGCTGCCGTCCATCCGGTGGGGCCTGACCTACGGCATCGTGTTGACCATCGCACGTAGCCTGGGGGAATACGGCGCGGTGCTGATGGTGTCGTCGAACCTGCCGGGGAAGTCGCAGACGCTGACCCTGCTGGTCTCCGACCGCTACAACCGGGGCGCCGAGTACGGCGCCTACGCGTTGTCGACGCTGCTGATGGGGGTTGCCGTGCTGGTGCTGGTTTTCCAGGTGGTTCTCGATGCCCGCCGCGGCCGCGCGGCCCGGCAGGCCTGA
- the cysT gene encoding sulfate ABC transporter permease subunit CysT produces the protein MTAITPDPLAIRPELGGDPGHQPVPGRGRGTTALRVGVATVWLSVIVLLPLAAIAWQSAGGGWHVFWLAVTSNAALESFRVTLTISAGVTVLNLVFGLVIAWVLVRDEFPGKRLVDAIIDLPFALPTIVASLVMLALYGNNSPVGLHLQHTAAGVAVALAFVTLPFVVRAVQPVLLELDRETEEAAASLGASGPKIFTSVVLPALLPALLSGAGLAFSRAIGEFGSVVLIGGAVPGKTEVSSQWIRTLIENDDRTGAAAISIVLLAISFVVLLILRVVGGRAAKREELAA, from the coding sequence ATGACGGCCATCACGCCCGACCCGCTGGCGATCCGGCCCGAACTCGGCGGCGACCCCGGACACCAGCCGGTGCCCGGACGCGGCCGCGGCACCACCGCGCTGCGGGTGGGGGTGGCCACGGTGTGGCTGTCGGTGATCGTGCTGTTGCCGCTGGCCGCCATCGCCTGGCAGTCCGCCGGCGGCGGATGGCACGTGTTCTGGCTGGCGGTCACGTCGAACGCCGCGCTGGAATCGTTCCGGGTGACGCTGACGATCTCGGCCGGGGTGACCGTGCTCAACCTGGTCTTCGGCCTGGTGATCGCCTGGGTGCTGGTGCGCGACGAGTTCCCCGGCAAGCGGCTGGTCGACGCGATCATCGACCTGCCGTTCGCGCTGCCCACCATCGTGGCCAGCCTGGTGATGTTGGCGCTGTACGGCAACAACAGCCCGGTGGGTCTTCACCTGCAGCACACCGCGGCGGGTGTGGCGGTGGCGTTGGCCTTCGTCACGCTGCCGTTCGTGGTGCGTGCGGTCCAGCCGGTGCTGCTGGAGCTGGACCGCGAAACCGAGGAGGCGGCCGCGTCGCTGGGCGCCAGCGGCCCGAAGATCTTCACCTCCGTGGTGCTGCCCGCGTTGCTGCCCGCGTTGTTGTCCGGTGCGGGCCTGGCGTTTTCACGCGCGATCGGCGAGTTCGGCTCGGTGGTGCTGATCGGAGGTGCGGTGCCGGGCAAGACCGAAGTGTCCTCGCAGTGGATCCGGACCCTGATCGAGAACGACGACCGGACCGGCGCCGCCGCGATATCGATTGTGCTGTTGGCGATTTCCTTTGTGGTGCTGCTGATCCTGCGGGTGGTCGGTGGGCGCGCGGCCAAACGCGAGGAGCTGGCCGCATGA
- a CDS encoding sulfate ABC transporter substrate-binding protein: MDIRTAARWRPVLALVLTAGVVAGCHGGASDAVGGTGPADAHTSITLVAYSVPEPGWSKIIPAFNASDEGKGIQVVTSYGASGDQSRGVVDGKPADVVNFSVEPDIARLVKAGKVAKDWNTDATKGIPFGSVVTLVVRKGNPKHIKDWDDLLRPGVEVITPSPLSSGSAKWNLLAPYAVKSEGGAHGDAGVDFIRKLVTEHVKLRPGSGREATDVFVQGSGDVLISYENEAIATERAGKPVEHLNLAQTFKIDNPVAVVNTSPHLQAAVAFKNFQYTAAAQKVWAQAGFRPVDPAVAADFRDQYPVPAKLWTIADLGGWSAADPQLFDKNTGSITKIYTQATG; the protein is encoded by the coding sequence ATGGACATCAGGACCGCAGCGCGCTGGCGGCCTGTTCTCGCCCTTGTTCTCACCGCCGGTGTCGTGGCCGGATGCCACGGCGGCGCCAGCGATGCCGTCGGCGGCACCGGGCCGGCCGACGCGCACACCAGCATCACGCTGGTCGCCTACTCGGTCCCAGAACCCGGATGGAGCAAGATAATTCCGGCGTTCAACGCCTCCGACGAGGGCAAGGGCATCCAGGTGGTCACCTCCTACGGGGCCTCCGGTGACCAATCCCGCGGTGTGGTGGACGGCAAACCCGCCGACGTGGTGAACTTCTCCGTCGAACCCGACATCGCGCGCCTGGTCAAGGCCGGCAAGGTCGCCAAGGATTGGAACACCGACGCCACCAAGGGGATCCCGTTCGGCTCGGTGGTCACGCTGGTGGTGCGCAAGGGCAATCCGAAGCACATCAAGGATTGGGACGACCTGTTGCGGCCCGGCGTCGAGGTGATCACGCCCAGCCCGCTCAGTTCCGGGTCGGCCAAGTGGAATCTGCTGGCGCCGTACGCCGTCAAGAGCGAGGGCGGCGCGCACGGCGACGCCGGCGTGGACTTCATCCGGAAGTTGGTGACCGAACACGTCAAGTTGCGCCCGGGATCGGGGCGCGAGGCCACCGACGTCTTCGTGCAGGGCAGCGGTGACGTGTTGATCAGCTACGAGAACGAGGCCATCGCCACCGAGCGGGCGGGAAAGCCGGTCGAGCACCTCAATCTGGCGCAGACCTTCAAGATCGACAACCCGGTCGCGGTGGTCAACACCAGCCCGCACCTGCAGGCCGCCGTCGCGTTCAAGAACTTCCAGTACACCGCGGCGGCCCAAAAGGTGTGGGCGCAAGCCGGTTTCCGGCCGGTCGACCCGGCCGTCGCCGCCGACTTCCGCGACCAGTATCCGGTGCCGGCAAAGCTGTGGACCATCGCCGATCTGGGCGGCTGGAGCGCCGCGGACCCGCAGCTGTTCGACAAGAACACCGGCAGCATCACCAAGATCTACACGCAGGCCACCGGATGA
- a CDS encoding glycoside hydrolase family 15 protein, with protein sequence MVLHVQPDDQPADTMPEEPFRAAPATSMESSIDLRTPGPLAPNAALRNPFPPIADYAFLSDWETTCLISPAGSVEWMCVPRPDSPSVFGAILDRSAGHFRLGPYGVSVPSARRYLPGSLIMETTWQTHTGWLIVRDALVMGPWHDLERRSRTHRRTPMDWDAEHILLRTVRCVSGTVELMMSCEPAFDYHRVGATWEYSANAYGEAIARATKQPDAHPTLRLTTNLRIGLEGREARARTRMKEGDDVFVALSWTKHPPPQTYQEAADKMWQTTECWRQWINIGNFPDHPWRAYLQRSALTLKGLTYSPTGALLAASTTSLPETPQGERNWDYRYAWVRDSTFALWGLYTLGLDREADDFFAFIADVSGANNNERHPLQVMYGVGGERSLVEEELHHLSGYDHARPVRIGNGAYDQVQHDIWGSILDSFYLHAKSREQVPETLWPVLKKQVEEAIKHWREPDRGIWEVRGEPQHFTSSKVMCWVALDRGAKLAERQGEKSYAQQWRNIAEEIKADILAHGVDSRGVFTQRYGSDALDASLLLVVLTRFLPPDDPRVRNTVLAIADELTQEGLVLRYRVEETDDGLSGEEGTFTICSFWLVSALVEIGEVRRAKRLCERLLSYASPLHLYAEEIEPRTGRQLGNFPQAFTHLALINAVVHVIRAEEEADGSGMFQPANAPM encoded by the coding sequence ATGGTTCTGCACGTTCAACCCGACGACCAACCGGCCGACACCATGCCCGAGGAACCCTTCCGCGCAGCCCCCGCGACGTCGATGGAGTCGTCGATCGACCTGCGCACACCCGGGCCGCTTGCTCCCAACGCAGCCCTGCGGAACCCGTTTCCCCCGATCGCCGACTACGCATTCCTGTCCGACTGGGAAACCACCTGCCTGATCTCTCCGGCCGGGTCGGTGGAATGGATGTGTGTGCCCCGACCGGACTCCCCGAGCGTGTTCGGGGCGATCCTGGACCGCAGCGCCGGCCATTTCCGGCTGGGACCCTACGGCGTGTCCGTCCCGTCGGCCCGCCGCTACCTGCCCGGCAGCCTGATCATGGAAACCACCTGGCAGACCCACACGGGATGGCTGATCGTGCGGGACGCGCTGGTCATGGGCCCCTGGCACGACCTGGAGCGACGCTCGCGCACCCACCGCCGCACCCCGATGGACTGGGATGCCGAGCACATCCTGCTGCGCACGGTGCGCTGCGTCAGCGGCACCGTCGAGCTGATGATGAGCTGCGAGCCGGCGTTCGACTACCACCGCGTCGGCGCCACCTGGGAGTACTCCGCCAACGCCTACGGCGAGGCCATCGCCCGCGCCACCAAGCAGCCCGACGCCCACCCGACGCTGCGGCTCACCACCAACCTGCGCATCGGGCTGGAAGGCCGGGAAGCCCGGGCCCGCACCCGGATGAAAGAGGGCGACGACGTGTTCGTCGCGCTGAGCTGGACCAAGCATCCGCCGCCGCAGACCTACCAGGAAGCCGCCGACAAGATGTGGCAGACCACCGAGTGCTGGCGGCAGTGGATCAACATCGGCAACTTCCCCGACCACCCGTGGCGGGCATACCTGCAGCGCAGCGCGCTCACCCTGAAGGGGTTGACCTACTCCCCCACCGGGGCGCTGCTGGCCGCCAGCACCACCTCGCTACCGGAAACCCCTCAGGGCGAACGCAATTGGGACTACCGCTACGCCTGGGTGCGCGACTCGACCTTCGCGTTGTGGGGCCTGTACACGCTGGGGCTGGACCGCGAGGCCGACGACTTCTTCGCCTTCATCGCCGACGTCTCCGGCGCCAACAACAACGAGCGGCATCCGCTGCAGGTCATGTACGGGGTGGGCGGCGAGCGCAGCCTGGTCGAAGAGGAGCTGCACCACCTGTCCGGCTACGACCACGCCCGGCCGGTGCGCATCGGCAACGGCGCCTACGACCAGGTCCAGCACGACATCTGGGGCTCCATCCTGGACTCGTTCTACCTGCACGCCAAGTCGCGCGAACAGGTTCCCGAGACGTTGTGGCCGGTGCTGAAGAAGCAGGTGGAAGAGGCGATCAAGCACTGGCGGGAGCCGGACCGCGGCATCTGGGAGGTGCGCGGGGAACCGCAGCACTTCACCTCGTCGAAGGTGATGTGCTGGGTGGCGCTGGACCGCGGCGCCAAGCTGGCCGAGCGGCAGGGCGAGAAGAGCTACGCCCAGCAGTGGCGCAACATCGCCGAGGAGATCAAGGCCGACATTTTGGCGCACGGCGTGGACTCCCGCGGGGTGTTCACCCAGCGCTACGGCAGCGACGCGCTGGACGCCTCGCTGCTGTTGGTGGTGCTGACCCGGTTCCTGCCGCCCGACGACCCGCGGGTGCGCAACACCGTGCTGGCGATCGCCGACGAACTCACCCAGGAGGGCCTGGTGCTGCGCTACCGGGTCGAGGAGACCGACGACGGGCTCTCCGGCGAGGAGGGCACCTTCACCATCTGTTCGTTCTGGCTGGTCTCGGCGCTGGTCGAGATCGGTGAGGTGCGGCGCGCCAAGCGGCTGTGTGAGCGGCTGTTGTCCTACGCCAGCCCGCTGCACCTTTACGCCGAGGAGATCGAACCGCGGACCGGTCGCCAGTTGGGCAACTTCCCGCAGGCATTCACCCACCTGGCGCTGATCAACGCGGTGGTGCACGTCATCCGCGCCGAGGAGGAAGCCGACGGCTCCGGCATGTTCCAGCCGGCCAACGCGCCCATGTGA